DNA from Microbacterium sp. SORGH_AS_0969:
AGTTACGCCAAGGGGCAGCAGACGCGGCAGCGCATCGTCGATGAAGCCGTCGTGGTCTTCGGGCGGTCGGGTGTCACGGCCGGTTCGCTGCGGGAGGTCGCCGCGCGCGTCGGGCTCACGCCCGCGGGCCTCATGCATCACTTCGCCTCCAAGGAGGAGCTGTTCACGGAGGTGCTGCGCCAGCGCGACGAGCGCGTCCGCGCGGCGGCCGGCGACCCGCACGAGCACACGCTCGTCGAGCAGATGCAGAAGGTCGTCGCGCACAACGCGACCACGCGCGGTCTCACCTCGCTCTACACCCTGGTCGTCGCCGAGGCGGGCGACCCCGCGCACCCGTCGCACGAGGCCTTCGCCGAGCGCTATCGTCACGGTGCCGAGACCGCCGCCGAGCTGCTGCGCGCGGGGCAGGTCGCCGGCGAGGTGCGCGCCGACATCGACCCCGAGCATGCCGCGCGGTTGCTGAGCGCGGTGATGGACGGCCTGCAGCAGCAGTGGCTCCTCGACGAGTCGGTCGACATGCCGGCGCTGTTCGCCGAGTTCGTGCGGGGTTATCTGCGGCCTCCGGCTTGAGCTCTGGCATCCGGTGTTCCGTCGTACCTCCGTGTCCGGGTGGGTCGGTGCGCGTCGAGGTGTCGGGGGCGGGCCGTCAGGCGGAGTTCGTGGCGACACGCGGCGTCTGGATGCCGCTGGCTCGGCGTGTCGGCCGAGGTTTCCGCTCGACGGTACGGGCGCGGGGCGGGCGGTGGCGGTCCGGATGGGCAGGGGGCGGCGCACCGGGCGGGCCGTCAGGCGGAGTTCGGGATGACACGCGGGTTGTGGATGCCGCTGGCTCGGCGTGTCGCCGAAGAACTCCGCGTGACGGTACGGGGGCGGGGCGGGCGGTGGCGGTCCGGATAGGCAGGGGCCGGCGCACCGGGCGGCCCGTCAGGCGGAGTTCGGGATGACACGCGGGTTGTGGATGCCGCTGGCTCGGCGTGTCGCGGAAGAACTCCGCGTGACGGTACGGGGGCGTGCGGCGTGGACTCCGCGGGCCGGTACTCGTGGGGCGGGCGGGACGATACCGGGCGGGGCACGGACTCCGCGGGACGGTGCGGGCGGCGGGGCACGGACTCCGCGCGACGGTGCGGGTGGCGCGGCGCGGACTCCGCGCGACGGTGAGTGCCGCGCGGTGGGGAACGCCGCGTGAGGCGACACGCCGCTCGGGCGTGAGAGGGAAGACCGGTTACGACTGCGCGCGGTGCAGGCCGCGGTCGAGGTGGGCGCGGATCGCGAGCTCGACCGTCGGCCAGTCGTGCACGACCATCGCGTAGTCGAAGCGGAGGGTGACGA
Protein-coding regions in this window:
- a CDS encoding TetR/AcrR family transcriptional regulator, whose product is MTDAPAPRARRGSYAKGQQTRQRIVDEAVVVFGRSGVTAGSLREVAARVGLTPAGLMHHFASKEELFTEVLRQRDERVRAAAGDPHEHTLVEQMQKVVAHNATTRGLTSLYTLVVAEAGDPAHPSHEAFAERYRHGAETAAELLRAGQVAGEVRADIDPEHAARLLSAVMDGLQQQWLLDESVDMPALFAEFVRGYLRPPA